A single window of Girardinichthys multiradiatus isolate DD_20200921_A chromosome 15, DD_fGirMul_XY1, whole genome shotgun sequence DNA harbors:
- the efhc1 gene encoding EF-hand domain-containing protein 1 isoform X1, translating to MSSHWKNHGFPFLPGYTFRDITQSAFHRSQTLSYKNGYALPLRPSVGIGQEPLLSEQLTQQRINELSFERPDIAYATNDQPQYEVFIPAHVALDKKILRFHAYFLEEILYSPEEEYRVRPVMIYYYLEDDTMCIIEPTVENSGIPQGKRLKRQRFPNNERGEHYQWKDLNLGMDLEVYGVKYHITQCDPFTKEFMESEGIVLNEPEPMPEDPYSRRNKPNLELSHTTTSTFDKLYQFLHMDRKVLRFYASWVKFDAVYRDNWPVIIYYYLVDDTVEIREVHERNSGRDPFPLVMRRQRIPKKLKSEIFPSCVMEVSKEHVDEYYSPKDLQLGQTVRLLSHHFFLHNCDDFTKDYYKKNYPDMDMKAVEIPKTEDKKKKEIPPYNGFGSLEDSLQNCLSLIPEPPKVNVVKRIENHHKVLRYTAQLDSPYSKDEGRRFILSYHLSNDMISIFEKPMRNSGIIGGKFLEKTRIPKPGSTVDNPEFYSPADFAIGATVDVFSHRFVLTNADHYVLKYLESISSQIPSQTLDSLRQKLGVEMARNKPVEENGEGGGSLSVTRTKQQIICCRQNDSPRKKLHSAEVGRVMLSHDASLRKSEAANSRVIFSTSMN from the exons ATGTCCTCACATTGGAAAAACCACGGGTTTCCATTTTTACCTGGATACACATTTCGGGACATAACG CAGTCAGCCTTCCATCGGTCCCAGACACTCAGCTATAAGAATGGCTATGCTCTGCCTCTTCGTCCCTCTGTGGGCATTGGGCAGGAGCCTCTTTTATCAGAGCAACTAACCCAACAGCGTATCAACGAACTGTCCTTTGAGAGGCCAGACATTGCATATGCCACAAATGACCAGCCGCAATATGAAGTCTTCATCCCAGCTCATGTGGCGCTTGATAAAAAG ATTCTTCGCTTCCATGCATACTTCTTGGAGGAAATCTTGTACTCCCCTGAAGAGGAGTACCGTGTTCGCCCCGTGATGATTTATTACTACCTTGAGGATGACACCATGTGCATTATCGAGCCAACAGTGGAGAATTCTGGGATACCTCAAGGGAAGAGACTCAAACGTCAGCGTTTTCCAAACAATGAGCGCGGGGAGCATTACCAGTGGAAAGACCTGAACCTTGGTATGGACCTGGAGGTGTATGGGGTCAAGTACCACATCACACAGTGTGATCCCTTCACTAAG GAATTCATGGAGAGTGAGGGCATAGTTTTGAATGAGCCAGAACCGATGCCTGAAGATCCTTACAGCAGACGTAATAAGCCAAACCTAGAACTTTCCCACACCACCACTTCGACATTTGACAAATTGTACCAGTTTCTTCATATGGACCGCAAg GTCCTTCGATTCTACGCCTCATGGGTCAAATTCGATGCTGTGTACAGGGATAACTGGCCTGTTATCATTTACTATTACCTGGTGGACGACACGGTGGAGATCAGAGAGGTCCATGAACGCAACAGCGGTCGGGATCCCTTCCCTCTTGTCATGCGCAGGCAGAGGATACCTAAGAAACTCAAATCAG AGATTTTCCCAAGCTGTGTGATGGAggtctccaaagagcatgtagATGAGTACTATTCCCCCAAAGACCTCCAGCTGGGTCAAACCGTGAGGCTCCTGAGCCACCACTTCTTCTTGCACAACTGTGACGACTTCACTAAAGACTATTACAAGAAGAACTACCCAGACATGGACATGAAAGCTGTAGAGATACCAAAAACAGAAGATAAAAAGAAGAAG GAGATTCCACCCTATAATGGATTCGGCTCTCTTGAAGACTCTCTCCAAAATTGTCTTTCTTTAATTCCTGAGCCTCCCAAAGTGAACGTGGTGAAGAGAATAGAGAATCACCACAAAGTGCTTCGCTACACTGCCCAGCTG GACTCCCCCTATTCCAAAGATGAAGGCCGGCGCTTTATACTGTCCTACCACCTCTCCAACGATATGATCAGTATTTTTGAAAAGCCAATGCGTAACTCTGGCATCATTGGTGGGAAGTTCCTGGAAAAGACCCGCATTCCCAAGCCAGGCTCTACTGTGGATAATCCTGAGTTCTACTCCCCTGCAGACTTTGCTATTGGAGCCACTGTGGACG TTTTCAGTCATCGCTTCGTTCTGACCAACGCAGACCACTATGTGCTTAAATATTTGGAGTCCATCTCAAGCCAGATCCCTTCTCAGACTCTGGACTCATTGAGACAGAAGCTAGGCGTGGAGATGGCCAGAAACAAGCCAGTGGAAGAAAACG GTGAAGGCGGCGGTTCACTTTCTGTGACGAGAACAAAGCAGCAGATCAT
- the efhc1 gene encoding EF-hand domain-containing protein 1 isoform X3, with amino-acid sequence MSSHWKNHGFPFLPGYTFRDITQSAFHRSQTLSYKNGYALPLRPSVGIGQEPLLSEQLTQQRINELSFERPDIAYATNDQPQYEVFIPAHVALDKKILRFHAYFLEEILYSPEEEYRVRPVMIYYYLEDDTMCIIEPTVENSGIPQGKRLKRQRFPNNERGEHYQWKDLNLGMDLEVYGVKYHITQCDPFTKEFMESEGIVLNEPEPMPEDPYSRRNKPNLELSHTTTSTFDKLYQFLHMDRKVLRFYASWVKFDAVYRDNWPVIIYYYLVDDTVEIREVHERNSGRDPFPLVMRRQRIPKKLKSEIFPSCVMEVSKEHVDEYYSPKDLQLGQTVRLLSHHFFLHNCDDFTKDYYKKNYPDMDMKAVEIPKTEDKKKKEIPPYNGFGSLEDSLQNCLSLIPEPPKVNVVKRIENHHKVLRYTAQLDSPYSKDEGRRFILSYHLSNDMISIFEKPMRNSGIIGGKFLEKTRIPKPGSTVDNPEFYSPADFAIGATVDVFSHRFVLTNADHYVLKYLESISSQIPSQTLDSLRQKLGVEMARNKPVEENGEEMGSAS; translated from the exons ATGTCCTCACATTGGAAAAACCACGGGTTTCCATTTTTACCTGGATACACATTTCGGGACATAACG CAGTCAGCCTTCCATCGGTCCCAGACACTCAGCTATAAGAATGGCTATGCTCTGCCTCTTCGTCCCTCTGTGGGCATTGGGCAGGAGCCTCTTTTATCAGAGCAACTAACCCAACAGCGTATCAACGAACTGTCCTTTGAGAGGCCAGACATTGCATATGCCACAAATGACCAGCCGCAATATGAAGTCTTCATCCCAGCTCATGTGGCGCTTGATAAAAAG ATTCTTCGCTTCCATGCATACTTCTTGGAGGAAATCTTGTACTCCCCTGAAGAGGAGTACCGTGTTCGCCCCGTGATGATTTATTACTACCTTGAGGATGACACCATGTGCATTATCGAGCCAACAGTGGAGAATTCTGGGATACCTCAAGGGAAGAGACTCAAACGTCAGCGTTTTCCAAACAATGAGCGCGGGGAGCATTACCAGTGGAAAGACCTGAACCTTGGTATGGACCTGGAGGTGTATGGGGTCAAGTACCACATCACACAGTGTGATCCCTTCACTAAG GAATTCATGGAGAGTGAGGGCATAGTTTTGAATGAGCCAGAACCGATGCCTGAAGATCCTTACAGCAGACGTAATAAGCCAAACCTAGAACTTTCCCACACCACCACTTCGACATTTGACAAATTGTACCAGTTTCTTCATATGGACCGCAAg GTCCTTCGATTCTACGCCTCATGGGTCAAATTCGATGCTGTGTACAGGGATAACTGGCCTGTTATCATTTACTATTACCTGGTGGACGACACGGTGGAGATCAGAGAGGTCCATGAACGCAACAGCGGTCGGGATCCCTTCCCTCTTGTCATGCGCAGGCAGAGGATACCTAAGAAACTCAAATCAG AGATTTTCCCAAGCTGTGTGATGGAggtctccaaagagcatgtagATGAGTACTATTCCCCCAAAGACCTCCAGCTGGGTCAAACCGTGAGGCTCCTGAGCCACCACTTCTTCTTGCACAACTGTGACGACTTCACTAAAGACTATTACAAGAAGAACTACCCAGACATGGACATGAAAGCTGTAGAGATACCAAAAACAGAAGATAAAAAGAAGAAG GAGATTCCACCCTATAATGGATTCGGCTCTCTTGAAGACTCTCTCCAAAATTGTCTTTCTTTAATTCCTGAGCCTCCCAAAGTGAACGTGGTGAAGAGAATAGAGAATCACCACAAAGTGCTTCGCTACACTGCCCAGCTG GACTCCCCCTATTCCAAAGATGAAGGCCGGCGCTTTATACTGTCCTACCACCTCTCCAACGATATGATCAGTATTTTTGAAAAGCCAATGCGTAACTCTGGCATCATTGGTGGGAAGTTCCTGGAAAAGACCCGCATTCCCAAGCCAGGCTCTACTGTGGATAATCCTGAGTTCTACTCCCCTGCAGACTTTGCTATTGGAGCCACTGTGGACG TTTTCAGTCATCGCTTCGTTCTGACCAACGCAGACCACTATGTGCTTAAATATTTGGAGTCCATCTCAAGCCAGATCCCTTCTCAGACTCTGGACTCATTGAGACAGAAGCTAGGCGTGGAGATGGCCAGAAACAAGCCAGTGGAAGAAAACG GTGAAGAAATGGGATCAGCTTCGTGA
- the LOC124881596 gene encoding protein eva-1 homolog A isoform X2 — MNPVINSTSRVNMALISNALAAYTYISDHPERAALFFVCGVCLGLFLTLFALVVQISCRTDCRSRQQPTVKKPPRPAHSSSDSSDSDSDWETTSDLSARRHRRFERTLNMNVFTSAEELERAQRLEERERIIREIWMNGQPDIPGTRSLNRYY; from the exons ATGAATCCTGTGATCAACTCCACTTCCAGAGTCAACATGGCCCTCATCAGCAATGCACTGGCAGCATACACCTACATATCAG ACCATCCAGAAAGGGCTGCACTATTCTTCGTCTGCGGTGTATGTCTGGGCCTCTTTCTCACCCTCTTCGCCCTGGTGGTCCAGATCTCCTGTCGCACAGACTGCCGGTCTCGCCAGCAGCCAACCGTTAAGAAGCCGCCTCGCCCCGCCCACTCGTCCTCGGACTCCAGCGACTCAGACTCAGACTGGGAAACCACGTCGGACCTGTCGGCGCGAAGGCACAGGCGCTTTGAGCGCACACTCAACATGAACGTGTTCACGTCAGCAGAGGAGCTAGAGAGAGCCCAGCGACTCGAGGAAAGGGAGCGAATCATACGGGAGATCTGGATGAATGGGCAGCCAGACATCCCAGGGACACGGAGCCTCAATCGCTATTATTGA
- the efhc1 gene encoding EF-hand domain-containing protein 1 isoform X2: protein MSSHWKNHGFPFLPGYTFRDITSAFHRSQTLSYKNGYALPLRPSVGIGQEPLLSEQLTQQRINELSFERPDIAYATNDQPQYEVFIPAHVALDKKILRFHAYFLEEILYSPEEEYRVRPVMIYYYLEDDTMCIIEPTVENSGIPQGKRLKRQRFPNNERGEHYQWKDLNLGMDLEVYGVKYHITQCDPFTKEFMESEGIVLNEPEPMPEDPYSRRNKPNLELSHTTTSTFDKLYQFLHMDRKVLRFYASWVKFDAVYRDNWPVIIYYYLVDDTVEIREVHERNSGRDPFPLVMRRQRIPKKLKSEIFPSCVMEVSKEHVDEYYSPKDLQLGQTVRLLSHHFFLHNCDDFTKDYYKKNYPDMDMKAVEIPKTEDKKKKEIPPYNGFGSLEDSLQNCLSLIPEPPKVNVVKRIENHHKVLRYTAQLDSPYSKDEGRRFILSYHLSNDMISIFEKPMRNSGIIGGKFLEKTRIPKPGSTVDNPEFYSPADFAIGATVDVFSHRFVLTNADHYVLKYLESISSQIPSQTLDSLRQKLGVEMARNKPVEENGEGGGSLSVTRTKQQIICCRQNDSPRKKLHSAEVGRVMLSHDASLRKSEAANSRVIFSTSMN from the exons ATGTCCTCACATTGGAAAAACCACGGGTTTCCATTTTTACCTGGATACACATTTCGGGACATAACG TCAGCCTTCCATCGGTCCCAGACACTCAGCTATAAGAATGGCTATGCTCTGCCTCTTCGTCCCTCTGTGGGCATTGGGCAGGAGCCTCTTTTATCAGAGCAACTAACCCAACAGCGTATCAACGAACTGTCCTTTGAGAGGCCAGACATTGCATATGCCACAAATGACCAGCCGCAATATGAAGTCTTCATCCCAGCTCATGTGGCGCTTGATAAAAAG ATTCTTCGCTTCCATGCATACTTCTTGGAGGAAATCTTGTACTCCCCTGAAGAGGAGTACCGTGTTCGCCCCGTGATGATTTATTACTACCTTGAGGATGACACCATGTGCATTATCGAGCCAACAGTGGAGAATTCTGGGATACCTCAAGGGAAGAGACTCAAACGTCAGCGTTTTCCAAACAATGAGCGCGGGGAGCATTACCAGTGGAAAGACCTGAACCTTGGTATGGACCTGGAGGTGTATGGGGTCAAGTACCACATCACACAGTGTGATCCCTTCACTAAG GAATTCATGGAGAGTGAGGGCATAGTTTTGAATGAGCCAGAACCGATGCCTGAAGATCCTTACAGCAGACGTAATAAGCCAAACCTAGAACTTTCCCACACCACCACTTCGACATTTGACAAATTGTACCAGTTTCTTCATATGGACCGCAAg GTCCTTCGATTCTACGCCTCATGGGTCAAATTCGATGCTGTGTACAGGGATAACTGGCCTGTTATCATTTACTATTACCTGGTGGACGACACGGTGGAGATCAGAGAGGTCCATGAACGCAACAGCGGTCGGGATCCCTTCCCTCTTGTCATGCGCAGGCAGAGGATACCTAAGAAACTCAAATCAG AGATTTTCCCAAGCTGTGTGATGGAggtctccaaagagcatgtagATGAGTACTATTCCCCCAAAGACCTCCAGCTGGGTCAAACCGTGAGGCTCCTGAGCCACCACTTCTTCTTGCACAACTGTGACGACTTCACTAAAGACTATTACAAGAAGAACTACCCAGACATGGACATGAAAGCTGTAGAGATACCAAAAACAGAAGATAAAAAGAAGAAG GAGATTCCACCCTATAATGGATTCGGCTCTCTTGAAGACTCTCTCCAAAATTGTCTTTCTTTAATTCCTGAGCCTCCCAAAGTGAACGTGGTGAAGAGAATAGAGAATCACCACAAAGTGCTTCGCTACACTGCCCAGCTG GACTCCCCCTATTCCAAAGATGAAGGCCGGCGCTTTATACTGTCCTACCACCTCTCCAACGATATGATCAGTATTTTTGAAAAGCCAATGCGTAACTCTGGCATCATTGGTGGGAAGTTCCTGGAAAAGACCCGCATTCCCAAGCCAGGCTCTACTGTGGATAATCCTGAGTTCTACTCCCCTGCAGACTTTGCTATTGGAGCCACTGTGGACG TTTTCAGTCATCGCTTCGTTCTGACCAACGCAGACCACTATGTGCTTAAATATTTGGAGTCCATCTCAAGCCAGATCCCTTCTCAGACTCTGGACTCATTGAGACAGAAGCTAGGCGTGGAGATGGCCAGAAACAAGCCAGTGGAAGAAAACG GTGAAGGCGGCGGTTCACTTTCTGTGACGAGAACAAAGCAGCAGATCAT